The DNA window TTATATCCGCAATATCAGCCGCTGAATAATAGAAATTATTCATTCCGGTTTGGATCTCCGTGAAATTTTGAGCTGTTATAGCAACGGGAAGTATAGACAATAAAATATAAATTCTCTTCACTCTATTTTTATTTAGATTAATTAAAAACAAAGATAGGATTTTAAATTCTCAGCTTAAAAAAATGCCTGTATGAAATATATCAGCCCTGATTTTCTGGGACATTCTGGAAATTCGGCTATTTTAAAATTCAATATTATTAATCAATCACTTATTTGCAAATATTTTGTAAAAGATTTGTCTATCTAAAAAATTCTTCGTTATTTTGCACTCTCAAATATTATACAAATAAGAACATCGAGATATGTCAAGAATTTGCCAAATAACAGGAAAGCGTGCAATGGTTGGTAACAACGTTTCTCACGCTAATAACAAAACGAAGCGTCGTTTTGAAATTAACTTATTAGAGAAGAAGTTTTACCTTCCGGAGCAAGATAAGCACGTTACACTGAAAGTATCAGCTCATGGATTGAGAGTGATTAACAAGATTGGAATCGAAGAAGCTATTGAAAGAGCTACTAGAAACGGATTGATTAAAAAGAATTAATAAATCATGGCAAAAAAAGGAAATAGAGTTCAAGTAATCCTTGAATGTACAGAGCACAAAGAAAGTGGTATGCCAGGAATGTCTAGATACATTTCTACAAAAAATAAAAAGAACACTACAGAAAGATTGGAATTGAAAAAATACAATCCTGTTCTTAAGAGATCTACCCTTCATAAAGAAATCAAGTAATTTATAAATATAATTTACAATGGCAAAGAAAGTAGTAGCAACCCTACAAAGCGGTCAGTCAAAAAAAATGACTAAAGTTGTGAAAATGATTAAGTCTTCTAAATCAGGAGCTTACGTTTTCGAAGAAAAAGTAATGAATGCAGACGAAGTAGACGGTTATTTAAAAAAATAATCAATACTTTATTGACAATATAAAAAACTACTCATATTTTTGAGTAGTTTTTTTGCTATTACTAAAAATATTCAAATGAAATCACTCGTCTTTCTGCTTATAAGCCTTCCCTTCTTTGGTCAGACTTCTCACTCAAATGCAAATGCTGGGGAGAAAATAAAAAATAAAGGTGTAACCCTTATTGTGCTGGGAAATGTACAGGATGCAGGCTCACCACAGGCAGGCTGCAAGAAAGAATGCTGTGCTTCCCTTTGGAAGAACCCCAAGCAAGATCGAAAAATAACTTCCTTAGGAATTATAGATCATGATTTTCAGAAAAACTATATTTTTGATATCAGTCCGGATTTCACACAACAAGTTCAGCTGTTACAAGAACAGTCCGCTACTTTAAATAAAACAGCACCCGATGGAATCTTTATCACCCATGCCCATATTGGCCATTACACAGGATTGATGTTTTTAGGAAGAGAAGCGATGAACTCCAAAAATGTCCCGGTTTATGCGATGCCACGACTTAAGAAATATCTTGAAAATAATGGACCCTGGTCACAATTGGTCACATTGAATAATATAGCAATCCAGGAAATACAGAATGAAGTACCGGTACAGCTTAGTACTCATCTCAACGTAACTCCCATACAGGTTCCTCACCGCGATGAATATTCAGAAACAGTAGGATATATTATTAAAGGACCTAATAAAAAAGCCCTCTTCATCCCGGATATTGATAAGTGGAGTACCTGGAAACATAATATT is part of the Chryseobacterium lactis genome and encodes:
- the rpmB gene encoding 50S ribosomal protein L28; the protein is MSRICQITGKRAMVGNNVSHANNKTKRRFEINLLEKKFYLPEQDKHVTLKVSAHGLRVINKIGIEEAIERATRNGLIKKN
- the rpmG gene encoding 50S ribosomal protein L33, which produces MAKKGNRVQVILECTEHKESGMPGMSRYISTKNKKNTTERLELKKYNPVLKRSTLHKEIK
- a CDS encoding DUF4295 domain-containing protein; protein product: MAKKVVATLQSGQSKKMTKVVKMIKSSKSGAYVFEEKVMNADEVDGYLKK
- a CDS encoding MBL fold metallo-hydrolase; translated protein: MKSLVFLLISLPFFGQTSHSNANAGEKIKNKGVTLIVLGNVQDAGSPQAGCKKECCASLWKNPKQDRKITSLGIIDHDFQKNYIFDISPDFTQQVQLLQEQSATLNKTAPDGIFITHAHIGHYTGLMFLGREAMNSKNVPVYAMPRLKKYLENNGPWSQLVTLNNIAIQEIQNEVPVQLSTHLNVTPIQVPHRDEYSETVGYIIKGPNKKALFIPDIDKWSTWKHNIADLIKSVDYAFLDATFYDAEEVGFRNISEIPHPFVVESMELFKGLAPQDKKKIHFIHFNHTNKLLIPDSKQTKTVLANGFAIARLGDQVEL